One genomic segment of Chitinophaga parva includes these proteins:
- a CDS encoding cbb3-type cytochrome c oxidase subunit I: MTLYKSVPLTSLLLSMALPLFATPSYQAFFSLHSMRGLIFILVVLIVCLLVTVAYLYSKVKQLQRTQRELLHGADHFLTPEQFQEYLSSLDSRQIGYYLQRDADRKTNSGSVVSIAVLLACLLGAQPVFAQSPVKGVFPFTDTGVVITMILILLPILGGALLLIAKVMYTLHQYRNKQAAKDAAAFEAAMESAQQHDATQAVLEARKQALDYQLSGTELGGKTVATDSKGLLKNISTHTTLPVVSQKKSGLNRPGIDPQLARIVIWYIVSAALWLLIGTTVGEYVGIKFVAPDVDHVSFLSFGRLRPVHTNMVFWGWSSLGMLGLAHYIVPRVGNNQLASYKRAWYALILINASVLLGTWALMSGVNNSGGEYREYIWPIMLLFGIGVVICLVNFLQTIARRQTKEIYIANWYIVSAIIFGLTIEILAYLPMYQNGLGETIIQGYFMHQGVGMWFMFFTLGIVYYFLPQQLNKPIYSYSLGILAFWTQILFYTVIGTHHFIFSAVPWWLQTVAIVGSGGMVIPVVAGATNFILTFKGVWYKVASSYTLPFFIVGIIFYFTGSLQGTAEAFRSTNLIWHFTDFTVAHSHLTMYGIIAFFLWAGIYAVVPRLTGREAPQITVGIHFWLSLIGLLFYAIPLMYGATLKGLLWQSGKPFIDGVVLMAPYWLWRAIGGSLMWLGHVFFVYNLYRMIAAPASRNATEAAGQQLNAAMAAASPQL, from the coding sequence ATGACACTTTACAAAAGCGTCCCCCTCACCTCGCTGCTGCTATCAATGGCGTTGCCGTTATTTGCAACGCCCTCTTACCAGGCCTTTTTCTCACTTCATTCCATGCGGGGACTGATCTTCATTCTCGTGGTGCTCATTGTCTGTCTGCTGGTTACGGTGGCGTACCTGTACAGTAAAGTGAAACAACTGCAACGCACGCAGCGCGAGCTGTTGCATGGTGCAGATCATTTCCTCACACCAGAGCAGTTTCAGGAATATCTTTCTTCGCTGGACAGCAGGCAGATAGGCTACTACCTGCAGCGCGATGCAGACCGTAAGACAAACAGCGGCTCCGTGGTGTCCATTGCAGTGCTGCTGGCCTGCTTGCTGGGCGCACAGCCCGTGTTTGCGCAATCGCCTGTTAAAGGCGTATTCCCTTTTACAGATACAGGTGTGGTGATCACCATGATCCTCATCCTGCTTCCCATTTTGGGAGGTGCTTTGCTGCTTATTGCCAAGGTGATGTACACCTTGCATCAGTATCGTAACAAACAGGCAGCAAAAGATGCTGCCGCCTTTGAGGCCGCGATGGAGAGCGCGCAGCAGCACGATGCCACACAAGCCGTACTGGAAGCCCGTAAGCAGGCATTGGATTACCAGCTTAGCGGCACAGAACTGGGTGGCAAAACAGTGGCCACTGATAGCAAGGGGTTGCTGAAAAATATCAGCACCCATACTACGCTGCCCGTGGTGTCGCAGAAAAAAAGTGGGCTGAACCGCCCGGGCATTGATCCCCAACTGGCCAGGATCGTGATCTGGTACATTGTGAGTGCCGCGCTTTGGCTGCTCATTGGTACTACCGTTGGTGAGTACGTGGGCATCAAGTTCGTGGCGCCGGATGTGGACCATGTATCCTTCCTGAGCTTCGGGCGCCTGCGTCCTGTGCACACGAACATGGTGTTCTGGGGATGGTCATCCCTCGGCATGCTGGGCCTTGCACACTACATTGTGCCCCGTGTGGGCAATAACCAACTGGCCAGCTATAAACGGGCCTGGTACGCATTGATACTGATCAATGCATCGGTATTGCTGGGCACCTGGGCATTAATGAGCGGGGTTAATAATAGTGGTGGTGAATACCGGGAATACATCTGGCCCATCATGCTGCTCTTCGGTATCGGGGTGGTGATCTGCCTGGTGAATTTCCTGCAGACCATTGCAAGGCGGCAAACCAAGGAGATCTACATTGCCAACTGGTACATTGTGTCTGCCATCATCTTTGGCCTTACCATTGAAATACTTGCTTACCTGCCCATGTACCAGAATGGCCTGGGCGAAACCATCATACAGGGTTATTTCATGCACCAGGGTGTGGGCATGTGGTTCATGTTCTTTACATTGGGTATTGTTTATTATTTCCTGCCGCAGCAGCTCAATAAACCGATCTATTCTTACAGCCTGGGCATCCTTGCTTTCTGGACGCAGATCCTTTTTTATACCGTGATCGGTACCCACCACTTTATTTTCAGCGCCGTTCCCTGGTGGCTGCAAACCGTGGCCATTGTGGGCAGTGGTGGCATGGTGATACCCGTGGTCGCGGGGGCTACTAACTTTATACTCACGTTCAAAGGCGTGTGGTATAAAGTGGCTTCCAGCTATACCCTGCCTTTTTTTATCGTGGGCATCATCTTTTACTTTACCGGCTCCCTGCAGGGCACCGCGGAGGCATTCCGCAGCACAAACCTGATCTGGCATTTCACGGACTTTACCGTGGCTCATTCGCACCTCACCATGTACGGCATCATTGCCTTCTTTTTATGGGCAGGCATTTACGCAGTAGTACCCCGGCTTACCGGCCGGGAAGCGCCCCAGATCACGGTGGGCATTCACTTCTGGCTTTCTCTGATAGGCCTGTTGTTCTACGCCATTCCTCTCATGTATGGTGCTACGCTGAAAGGATTGCTCTGGCAGTCCGGCAAGCCGTTTATAGACGGGGTGGTGCTCATGGCGCCCTACTGGTTGTGGCGCGCCATAGGCGGCAGTTTGATGTGGCTGGGGCATGTATTCTTCGTGTACAACCTGTACCGCATGATCGCCGCACCAGCCTCCCGCAATGCTACGGAGGCAGCAGGACAACAACTGAATGCCGCCATGGCGGCAGCTTCACCACAATTGTAA
- a CDS encoding cytochrome c — MELFDNHKKLYRAAGGLFLLLTIWVAVLPAYKNQADNAPLPDAQPLSEAAQAGKLVFIANGCVACHTQQVRNIESDKVWGKRPSVSGDYADNRRLDAWRNTATLMGTERTGPDLTNIGARQPSEDWHLSHLYNPRIVVEASIMPAYTWLFKVKVQAEKGDVVVKVPKEFIDGDTGVVVATKDALNLVAYLQALKQADLPKDARTPLFLYPRKEAAATGAAAGGAADGVALYAANCQACHQPNGEGLQGSFPALKGSKVVLNTDPEQMVAIIMNGYTGRQPEGFGPMPGVGTNNELKPEEITAIMNHEKSNWGNDAKQVTVEEITKLIEKVKGGPPVNTPPGTGAAVTAAAPALDSSKTAATTNAKK, encoded by the coding sequence ATGGAATTATTTGATAATCATAAGAAGTTGTACCGCGCCGCAGGAGGGCTTTTCCTGCTGCTCACCATCTGGGTGGCGGTGCTGCCTGCCTATAAGAACCAGGCAGACAATGCCCCCCTGCCGGATGCACAGCCCCTCAGCGAGGCCGCTCAGGCAGGGAAGCTGGTGTTTATTGCCAATGGCTGCGTGGCCTGTCATACGCAGCAGGTGCGCAATATTGAATCGGATAAGGTGTGGGGCAAGCGCCCCAGTGTGTCCGGTGATTATGCGGATAACCGCCGCCTGGATGCCTGGCGCAATACCGCTACCCTCATGGGCACAGAACGTACAGGCCCTGACCTGACGAACATCGGTGCCCGCCAGCCCAGCGAGGACTGGCACCTGAGTCATTTGTACAATCCCCGCATTGTAGTGGAAGCGTCTATCATGCCGGCTTACACCTGGCTGTTCAAAGTGAAGGTTCAGGCGGAAAAAGGGGATGTAGTAGTGAAGGTGCCAAAGGAATTCATTGATGGGGATACCGGTGTGGTAGTAGCCACCAAAGATGCACTGAACCTGGTGGCTTACCTGCAGGCGTTAAAACAGGCAGACCTGCCCAAAGATGCCCGCACGCCCCTTTTCCTTTACCCGCGTAAAGAAGCCGCCGCAACAGGTGCTGCTGCCGGTGGCGCCGCAGATGGGGTGGCTTTATATGCAGCTAACTGCCAGGCCTGTCACCAGCCCAATGGGGAAGGCCTGCAGGGATCTTTTCCTGCACTCAAAGGTAGTAAGGTGGTGCTGAATACAGATCCCGAACAGATGGTGGCTATTATCATGAACGGCTACACCGGCCGCCAGCCGGAAGGTTTTGGACCCATGCCGGGTGTGGGCACCAATAATGAACTGAAGCCGGAAGAGATCACGGCCATTATGAACCATGAAAAGAGTAACTGGGGCAATGATGCCAAACAGGTAACGGTAGAAGAGATCACGAAGCTGATAGAAAAAGTAAAAGGCGGCCCCCCGGTGAATACGCCACCCGGCACCGGTGCTGCCGTAACGGCCGCAGCCCCTGCACTGGATAGTAGTAAAACGGCTGCAACTACTAACGCTAAAAAGTAA
- a CDS encoding cytochrome C: MAEKSSIYIFIDDETTPIAALQSPVNFELDTTKLVDGKHCLKIVSRDPSGKEGVRLIPFEVRNGPAIDIEGIREEAVVDGIVPIMINAYGKGDAKNFLIVGSETPQSIPYWIFVLIIIFIAWGIYVEVVSSSVNLF, from the coding sequence ATGGCAGAAAAAAGCTCCATATACATTTTCATTGATGATGAAACAACGCCCATTGCTGCGTTGCAATCTCCGGTGAATTTTGAACTGGATACCACCAAGCTGGTAGACGGCAAACATTGCCTGAAGATCGTGAGCCGCGACCCCTCCGGCAAGGAAGGTGTGCGCCTCATTCCTTTTGAAGTGCGTAACGGGCCGGCCATTGATATAGAAGGTATCCGCGAAGAAGCAGTGGTGGATGGCATTGTGCCTATTATGATCAATGCCTATGGCAAGGGGGATGCAAAGAACTTCCTTATTGTGGGCAGTGAAACGCCGCAAAGCATTCCTTACTGGATTTTTGTGCTGATCATTATTTTCATTGCATGGGGCATTTATGTGGAAGTGGTTTCTTCATCTGTGAATTTATTTTAA
- a CDS encoding GH92 family glycosyl hydrolase, producing the protein MTLGNKSCRLLLAGALAGGMMIPAQAQLKNPVKEPSPLNAVDPYIGSGGHGHVFVGASVPYGAVQAGPTNIVKGWDWCSGYHYSDSVVIGFPQTHLSGTGIGDLGDVMIMPYTGTPKTYTDEEDDHGVKTHTGSKYTHDQEVARPGYYAVQLLDYNTKVEITATERVALHRYTFPKGQDGKVLIDLEQGIGWDAPTDTYLEQVDPYTLVGYRFSQGWANDQRLWFAIKTSVPVKQLELLDNNQPASGKSLKAKHTKGILTFANGGTVQLKIGISPVSSEGALANITAELPDFNFEKTVAAANAKWNKELSRINITTKDNAARTVFYTALYHTMIAPALFNDHNGDYRGTDKKVYKNPGFNNYSVFSLWDIYRSCAPLATLLHPEKINDFSRTLLAIYEQQGKLPVWHLMGNETNCMVGYHAVPLLADAYKKGFRGFSGEEALEAMKKTANNGEFGLNYVVSKGYIPADKEYESVSKAMEYAIDDWCIAQLARELGKTADAEYYAKRAQYYKNYFDPSIRFVRPKLDNGQFKTPYDPFNSIHERGDFTEGNGWQYTWLVPQDPEGLISLMGGDEPFTTKLDSLFTAQGDMGAQASSDISGLIGMYAHGNEPSHHVTYLYSFAGKPWKTAEKVRQVVNEFYTDKVDGLAGNEDCGAMSSWYVWSALGFYPVNPANGVYVFGSPLFDKATVNVGKGKTFTVQTVNNSKENIYIQSITLNGQPYTKSFINHADLLKGGVMKITMGNKPNETFGQATASRPKSI; encoded by the coding sequence ATGACATTAGGTAACAAGTCCTGCCGCCTGCTGCTGGCAGGCGCCCTTGCGGGAGGGATGATGATCCCTGCACAGGCACAACTGAAAAACCCGGTAAAAGAACCATCCCCGCTCAATGCGGTAGACCCTTATATCGGCTCCGGCGGCCATGGGCACGTATTCGTAGGCGCCAGCGTACCCTACGGCGCTGTGCAGGCCGGCCCTACCAACATCGTAAAGGGCTGGGACTGGTGCTCCGGCTACCACTATTCAGACAGCGTGGTGATCGGCTTCCCCCAGACCCACCTCAGTGGCACCGGCATTGGCGACCTGGGTGATGTAATGATCATGCCCTACACCGGCACGCCCAAAACCTATACCGATGAAGAAGATGATCATGGTGTTAAAACCCACACCGGTTCCAAATATACGCATGACCAGGAAGTAGCCCGCCCCGGTTATTACGCGGTGCAACTCCTCGACTACAATACAAAGGTAGAGATCACCGCTACCGAGCGCGTGGCCCTGCACCGCTATACTTTCCCGAAAGGCCAGGATGGCAAAGTGCTCATTGACCTGGAACAGGGCATTGGCTGGGACGCGCCCACCGATACTTACCTGGAACAGGTAGACCCTTACACCCTGGTAGGTTACCGCTTTTCCCAGGGCTGGGCGAATGACCAGCGCCTCTGGTTTGCCATTAAAACCTCCGTGCCGGTAAAGCAACTGGAACTGCTGGATAATAACCAACCCGCCAGTGGCAAATCGCTCAAAGCAAAACATACCAAAGGCATCCTCACTTTTGCCAACGGCGGCACCGTACAGCTGAAGATCGGCATCTCCCCGGTGAGCAGCGAAGGCGCCCTGGCCAATATCACCGCGGAACTGCCGGACTTCAATTTTGAAAAGACCGTAGCTGCGGCCAATGCCAAGTGGAACAAGGAACTGTCCCGCATCAACATTACGACCAAAGACAATGCAGCGCGCACTGTATTCTACACCGCCCTCTATCACACGATGATAGCGCCCGCCCTGTTCAATGACCACAACGGCGACTACCGGGGTACGGATAAAAAGGTGTACAAGAATCCTGGTTTCAATAACTACTCCGTGTTCTCCCTGTGGGATATTTACCGCTCCTGCGCTCCCCTGGCGACCCTCCTCCACCCGGAAAAGATCAACGATTTTTCCCGCACCCTGCTGGCCATTTATGAGCAGCAGGGCAAGCTGCCCGTGTGGCACCTGATGGGCAATGAGACAAACTGTATGGTGGGCTACCACGCGGTACCCCTGCTGGCAGACGCCTATAAAAAAGGCTTCCGAGGTTTCAGTGGCGAAGAAGCCCTGGAAGCCATGAAGAAAACGGCCAACAATGGTGAATTTGGCCTGAACTACGTAGTGTCCAAAGGCTACATCCCGGCAGATAAGGAATACGAATCGGTATCCAAAGCCATGGAATATGCGATTGACGACTGGTGCATTGCACAACTGGCCCGCGAGCTGGGTAAGACCGCCGATGCGGAATACTACGCCAAGCGCGCCCAGTATTACAAGAACTATTTTGATCCCAGCATCCGCTTCGTAAGGCCTAAACTGGATAACGGCCAGTTCAAAACACCTTACGATCCGTTTAACTCCATCCATGAAAGAGGTGACTTCACCGAGGGCAATGGCTGGCAATATACCTGGCTGGTGCCACAAGACCCGGAAGGCCTCATTAGCCTCATGGGTGGCGACGAGCCTTTCACCACTAAGCTGGATAGCCTCTTCACCGCACAGGGCGACATGGGCGCACAAGCCTCCAGCGATATCTCCGGCCTTATAGGCATGTACGCACATGGCAATGAGCCCAGCCACCATGTAACTTACCTGTATTCATTTGCAGGCAAGCCCTGGAAAACGGCGGAGAAAGTACGCCAGGTGGTAAATGAATTTTACACGGATAAAGTAGATGGCCTGGCCGGCAATGAAGATTGCGGTGCCATGAGCAGCTGGTACGTTTGGTCTGCCCTGGGCTTCTACCCCGTGAACCCCGCAAACGGCGTGTACGTATTTGGGAGTCCCCTGTTTGACAAGGCTACCGTGAACGTAGGTAAAGGCAAAACCTTTACCGTACAGACGGTGAACAACAGCAAGGAGAACATCTATATCCAAAGCATTACGCTGAACGGACAGCCTTACACGAAGAGCTTCATTAACCATGCAGACCTCCTGAAAGGTGGCGTGATGAAGATCACCATGGGGAATAAACCCAATGAAACCTTTGGCCAGGCTACTGCCAGCAGGCCTAAGTCTATCTAA
- a CDS encoding NADP-dependent oxidoreductase, whose translation MKAVRIHAFGGPEVLQYEDAPLPEPGPTEVRVRIQACGINPVDWKIRAGHAKGAFPSQFPQILGWDIAGTVDATGSMALRYKPGDAVYSRPDITRPGGYAEYIVIREDELALMPGNMSPAEAAGVPLAGLTAWMMLFDKADLRPGQKVLIHGGSGGVGNYGIQLAKAAGAYVITTTSARNTDLVRSLGADQVIDYRNQDFSQVVKDLDVVLDTIGGDTLERSYGILKRGGAITTTVARPDEVKVAALGLRTGYGMVQPNGARLEQMAKLIEREQVRTVIDKIFPLQDVREAHAYSETGHAAGKIILEVS comes from the coding sequence ATGAAGGCTGTTCGCATTCACGCATTCGGCGGCCCCGAAGTATTGCAGTATGAAGACGCCCCGCTGCCTGAGCCAGGCCCCACGGAAGTGCGGGTGAGGATCCAGGCCTGTGGCATTAACCCGGTGGACTGGAAGATCCGCGCGGGCCATGCAAAAGGTGCTTTCCCCTCCCAATTTCCGCAGATCCTGGGTTGGGATATTGCGGGCACGGTGGATGCAACCGGCTCCATGGCCCTGCGTTACAAGCCGGGAGATGCCGTGTATTCAAGGCCGGACATTACGAGGCCTGGTGGTTATGCGGAATACATTGTAATAAGAGAGGATGAACTGGCGTTAATGCCAGGGAATATGTCGCCGGCAGAAGCAGCCGGTGTACCGTTAGCAGGCCTTACAGCCTGGATGATGTTGTTTGACAAGGCAGACCTGCGCCCCGGGCAGAAAGTGCTCATACACGGCGGCAGTGGAGGAGTGGGTAATTACGGTATACAGCTGGCCAAAGCGGCCGGCGCATATGTGATCACCACCACCTCTGCCAGGAACACCGACCTGGTAAGATCACTTGGTGCAGACCAGGTGATAGATTACCGGAACCAGGATTTCAGCCAGGTGGTAAAAGACCTGGATGTGGTGCTGGATACGATAGGAGGAGACACGTTGGAAAGATCATATGGAATACTGAAGCGGGGTGGGGCTATTACCACCACCGTGGCCCGGCCGGACGAAGTAAAAGTGGCCGCACTGGGCCTGCGCACCGGCTACGGTATGGTGCAGCCCAATGGAGCCAGGCTGGAACAAATGGCAAAACTGATAGAAAGAGAACAGGTGCGCACGGTCATCGACAAAATATTTCCGCTGCAGGACGTGCGCGAAGCCCATGCTTATAGTGAAACCGGGCACGCAGCAGGAAAGATTATTTTAGAGGTAAGTTAA
- a CDS encoding KTSC domain-containing protein: protein MVWRATPQSSSIRIAGYDARRRVLTVIYVDGDAYNYFEVPRSVWENYETEIDNGGSAGEFVNYLVKPYYRFEKQAR from the coding sequence ATGGTGTGGCGGGCAACCCCGCAAAGCAGCAGCATCCGCATAGCGGGTTATGATGCGCGGCGCCGCGTATTGACGGTGATCTACGTTGATGGCGACGCCTATAACTACTTTGAAGTACCCCGTTCCGTATGGGAAAATTATGAAACGGAGATCGACAATGGCGGCTCCGCGGGGGAGTTTGTAAATTACCTGGTGAAGCCATATTACCGGTTTGAAAAACAGGCACGGTAA
- a CDS encoding glycoside hydrolase 5 family protein: MIKTRFKVPLLCALLAAGLTNATMAQTKQAAKVWTAEKANAWYKTHKWLTGADYIPHTAINQLEMWQAATFDPKTIDQEFGYAESIGFNTMRVFLHSVAWKEDPKGFKQRVDQFLAIAAKHHIEPMFVFFDDCWNKEPKAGTQPAPKPGIHNSGWMQDPGQPASEDAANFPELEKYVKDVLTTFAHDKRILLWDLYNEPGNSGKGNKSLPLLTKIFQWAKEVNPDQPVSAGLWSWNLEELNAFQVAHSDVITYHDYEEVNWHERVVQLLKAYGRPLICTEYMARPRNSTFATVLPMLKKENVGAINWGFVAGKTNTIYAWDTPIPDGSEPKLWFHDIFRPDGTPYKQEEVDLIKQLNGVK, encoded by the coding sequence ATGATCAAAACCAGATTCAAAGTTCCACTGTTATGTGCACTGTTGGCAGCAGGGCTCACTAACGCTACCATGGCCCAGACCAAGCAGGCAGCAAAGGTTTGGACCGCCGAAAAGGCGAATGCCTGGTACAAAACACACAAATGGCTTACGGGAGCGGATTACATCCCGCATACCGCCATCAACCAGCTGGAAATGTGGCAGGCCGCCACATTTGATCCCAAGACCATCGACCAGGAATTTGGCTATGCGGAAAGCATTGGCTTCAATACCATGCGCGTGTTCCTGCACAGCGTGGCCTGGAAAGAAGATCCCAAAGGCTTCAAGCAGCGGGTAGACCAGTTCCTGGCTATTGCGGCAAAGCACCACATTGAGCCGATGTTCGTTTTCTTTGACGACTGCTGGAACAAGGAACCGAAAGCCGGTACCCAGCCCGCGCCCAAACCCGGTATCCACAACTCCGGCTGGATGCAGGACCCCGGCCAGCCCGCGTCTGAAGATGCGGCCAACTTCCCTGAGCTGGAAAAATACGTGAAGGATGTACTCACGACGTTTGCGCATGATAAACGCATCCTGCTGTGGGACCTGTATAATGAGCCCGGCAACAGCGGCAAAGGCAACAAATCCCTGCCCCTGCTGACCAAGATCTTCCAGTGGGCCAAGGAAGTAAATCCCGACCAGCCCGTCAGCGCAGGCCTGTGGTCCTGGAACCTGGAGGAACTGAATGCTTTCCAGGTGGCGCACTCCGACGTGATCACTTACCACGATTACGAAGAAGTGAACTGGCATGAACGCGTGGTGCAACTGCTGAAAGCTTACGGCCGCCCGCTGATCTGCACAGAATACATGGCTCGCCCGCGCAACAGTACTTTTGCAACGGTACTGCCCATGCTGAAAAAGGAAAATGTAGGCGCCATTAACTGGGGTTTTGTAGCGGGTAAGACCAATACCATTTATGCATGGGATACGCCTATTCCAGATGGCAGCGAGCCTAAGCTGTGGTTCCATGATATTTTCCGCCCGGATGGCACGCCGTACAAGCAGGAGGAAGTAGACCTGATCAAACAACTGAATGGTGTGAAGTAG
- the galB gene encoding beta-galactosidase GalB yields MTTLLKRCILAADLLLGMNSLHAADGGHRGTVLFDRDWKFHLGNENNAQDPAYNDAGWRKLDLPHDWSIEGAFSKDAPATTGGGALPGGIGWYRKTFTLPAADQDKSIAIDFDGVYMNSEVWINGHYLGKRPYGYSSFEYLITPYLHYGATPNVMAVKVNNDQQPNSRWYSGSGIYRHVWLTIAPKVHVGHWGTHIATPEVSTQQATVVMHTILRNEDEQAKTVSLTTTLLDESNKPVAAKTQQQQVPAGDSITVSTTFTVKAPRLWSVDRPYRYTAQSVVTAAGQNADTYKTPFGIRYFKFDVNKGFSLNGKPLKILGVCNHHDLGSLGAAVNDRALQRQLELLKDMGCNAIRTSHNPPAPELLDLCDKMGFIVMDESFDIWKHAKTTYDYHLYWDEWHARDLQDMLRRDRNHPSIIIWSVGNEVWEQGEDNGPGIIRELRALVRAMDTTRPISTANNGVDKGNKLINSGALDLTGTNYHESMLDTIQQMFPGKPYIGTENTSALETRGFYDMPADSIRRWPLDKGAPGHMNEDLTCSAYDNVSAPWGATHEEAWKIIKRHDYMSGMFVWTGFDYLGEPTPYDWPAHSSYFGIIDLAGIPKDVYYMYQSEWTNKTVLHLLPHWNWAGRDSVDVWAYYSNADAVELYVNGHSAGVRSKKGDELHVSWKVAYQPGELKAVSRKDGKVVRTEVIRTAGAPAKLVLVADRNKLQASGTDLSFVTVRVEDKDGNLVPDADNLVHFSLTNNGFLAGVDNGNPVSLEPFKTSERKAFHGKCMAIVQARPQAGKIVLTATAEGMAPASVSLEVR; encoded by the coding sequence ATGACAACACTACTCAAACGATGCATCCTGGCAGCCGACCTGCTGCTGGGTATGAACAGCCTGCACGCAGCAGACGGTGGCCACCGCGGCACCGTGCTGTTTGACAGGGACTGGAAATTCCACCTGGGAAATGAAAACAATGCACAAGACCCTGCCTACAATGACGCGGGCTGGCGTAAGCTGGACCTGCCGCACGACTGGAGCATAGAAGGTGCCTTCAGCAAAGACGCCCCGGCTACCACCGGTGGCGGCGCGCTGCCGGGCGGCATTGGCTGGTACCGTAAAACCTTTACCCTGCCCGCCGCAGACCAGGATAAAAGCATCGCCATTGATTTTGATGGCGTATACATGAACAGTGAAGTATGGATCAATGGACATTACCTGGGCAAGCGCCCTTATGGCTACAGCTCTTTTGAATACCTGATCACCCCTTATTTACATTACGGGGCTACGCCCAATGTGATGGCCGTAAAGGTGAATAACGACCAGCAGCCAAACTCCCGCTGGTACAGCGGTTCCGGCATTTACCGCCATGTATGGCTCACCATTGCGCCCAAGGTGCATGTGGGCCATTGGGGCACCCACATTGCCACACCGGAAGTAAGCACACAGCAGGCCACCGTGGTAATGCATACCATTCTTCGCAATGAAGATGAGCAGGCTAAAACTGTATCCCTCACCACTACCCTGCTGGATGAGTCCAACAAACCGGTGGCTGCTAAAACACAGCAGCAGCAGGTGCCCGCGGGCGATAGCATAACGGTGAGCACCACCTTCACCGTGAAAGCACCCCGGCTCTGGAGCGTAGACCGTCCCTACCGCTACACCGCGCAATCCGTGGTAACCGCCGCAGGACAAAACGCAGATACCTACAAAACACCTTTCGGTATCCGCTACTTTAAGTTTGATGTGAACAAAGGCTTCTCACTCAATGGCAAGCCACTCAAAATACTGGGTGTATGCAACCACCATGACCTGGGCAGCCTGGGTGCGGCTGTCAATGACCGCGCACTGCAACGCCAGCTGGAACTGCTGAAAGACATGGGCTGCAATGCCATCCGCACCAGCCACAACCCGCCAGCACCGGAGCTCCTGGACCTTTGTGATAAAATGGGCTTCATCGTGATGGATGAATCATTCGACATCTGGAAACACGCCAAGACCACTTACGATTACCATTTGTATTGGGATGAATGGCATGCCCGCGACCTGCAGGATATGCTGCGCCGTGACCGTAACCATCCTTCCATCATCATCTGGAGCGTAGGGAATGAAGTGTGGGAACAGGGAGAAGACAATGGCCCTGGCATTATCCGCGAACTGCGGGCATTAGTGCGTGCCATGGACACCACCCGCCCTATTTCCACGGCCAATAACGGCGTGGACAAAGGCAATAAGCTGATCAACTCCGGTGCCCTGGACCTTACCGGCACCAACTATCACGAGTCCATGCTGGACACCATCCAGCAGATGTTTCCCGGCAAGCCTTACATTGGCACGGAGAATACTTCTGCGCTGGAAACCCGCGGCTTTTATGATATGCCGGCAGACAGCATCCGCCGCTGGCCCCTGGACAAGGGCGCACCCGGCCACATGAATGAAGACCTTACCTGCTCTGCTTATGATAACGTAAGCGCGCCCTGGGGCGCCACGCATGAAGAAGCGTGGAAGATCATAAAGCGGCATGATTATATGTCCGGCATGTTTGTATGGACCGGTTTTGATTACCTGGGTGAGCCCACCCCGTACGACTGGCCCGCGCACTCCTCTTACTTCGGCATCATAGACCTGGCAGGCATTCCCAAGGATGTGTACTACATGTACCAAAGTGAATGGACCAATAAAACGGTGCTGCACCTGCTGCCCCACTGGAACTGGGCAGGCCGCGATTCTGTGGATGTATGGGCATACTACAGCAATGCTGATGCCGTGGAACTCTATGTGAACGGGCACTCCGCAGGGGTGCGCAGCAAAAAAGGAGACGAGCTGCATGTATCCTGGAAAGTGGCTTACCAGCCCGGGGAGCTGAAAGCGGTATCGCGCAAGGATGGCAAAGTAGTGCGCACGGAAGTGATCCGCACGGCCGGTGCCCCGGCTAAGCTGGTGCTGGTAGCAGACCGTAATAAACTGCAGGCCAGCGGCACGGATCTTTCTTTTGTAACGGTGCGCGTGGAAGACAAAGATGGTAACCTGGTGCCGGATGCGGATAACCTCGTGCATTTTAGCCTCACCAATAATGGTTTCCTGGCAGGGGTGGACAACGGCAACCCGGTAAGCCTGGAGCCTTTCAAAACCAGTGAGCGCAAGGCTTTCCATGGCAAGTGCATGGCCATTGTACAGGCAAGGCCGCAGGCAGGAAAGATCGTGCTGACCGCCACGGCGGAAGGAATGGCGCCGGCCAGTGTGAGTTTGGAGGTGCGTTGA